The Mycolicibacterium aurum genome segment CGGTTAAAGATCGTGCATGCAAGCCACTAAGGCGGACCGCAACGAACCGGAGTCAGCGCGAGGCGCAGCATCCGCGTCTGGCGCTCGACCAACCCGCCGATCGCTCACAGGTCGTCGTCACGGCGATGAGATCGCCCCCCAAAGTGCCCGGCCTCGATCCTGTCGACGGGCGGAATGGGCCTGCCGTGGGTGGTCAGCATAGGCATGAATCCGATGTGGCTGGCACTGGCGGGCCCGGCCACGGCCCCAGACGGTGCGCATAGGTGAGCGCCGGTGCGGCGCTGACCGCGACGGTCGCAAGAACCGCAAATCAGGTTGGTGCAAAGCCTGATACTGCTCTCGTCATAGAACCGTGTCGAAATATCGTCAGGAAAGCGCAGAGGTAGATGCAAGCCAACTTTTAACGGGCTCGAACAGCGGCCAATCACTTCAGTGACCGCGACAACCGAGTGCTCGTTGGTGTCGACTCGGCGCGGATGGTGACGTGGTCAGCGCCAGCGCCAGCGCCAGCGCGTCTGCGGCCTCGCCGCGTGCCAGTTCCGCGATACCTCGCAGTCCCGATGCCCGCTCGACACCAACCAAACAAGTTGTTCAAAGAAACACCGCCCCCAGACGCCACCAGCGGCAGAGTAGACCGGCTGAGATGTCTGTGGCCGCGGGAAATCCTTCCTGGTTGCCAAGCACAGGACCGCGCTGGTGGCCAGAGTGTCTCACCCCCCGTTCGTGATGTTGGTCAACGTCTTCGCGCATGCCCAACTCGGGGACGGCGCGGTGCAGCGGGCGACGGTTTATGCGAATATGTGGCAGTGCGGGGAATAATTTTGGCCGGGGGGGCCGGTACGCGTCTACACCCCATCACCATGGGCGTGTCCAAGCAACTCATACCGGTGTACGACAAACCGATGATTTATTATCCGCTATCGACACTGATACTGGCGGGCATTCGAGACGTGTTGGTGATAACGACTCCGCACGATCTCGAAGCGTTCGAGCGACTCCTAGGTGACGGTTCGCAGTTCGGAATCAACATCACCTTCGCTGTCCAGCCCTCGCCCGATGGCCTTGCGCAAGCTTTCACCATCGGAGCGGACTTTATCGGCACCGATCGAGTCGCTCTTATCCTGGGCGATAATCTGATTTACGGGCCAGGCATGGGGCGACAGCTCGCCAAGTTCTCGGATGTCGATGGCGCGGCCATTTTCGCATATTGGGTTGCTGAACCGACGGCCTATGGCGTTGTCGAGTTCGACAGCGAAGGAACAGCATTGTCACTCGAGGAAAAGCCGGAAAAGCCGCGGAGCAATTACGCTATTCCGGGCGTTTACTTTTACGACAACAATGTAATTGAAATCGCCCGAGGTTTGAAGCCGAGTGCGCGTGGGGAGTATGAGATTACGGACGTGAATCGTACTTACCTGGAGCAAGGACGTTTGCAGGTGCAGGTTTTGCCGCGCGGCACCGCTTGGTTGGACACGGGCACATTCGACCAGATGACGGATGCCGCTGAATATGTCCGAACAATGGAGCGGCGCACTGGTTTGAAGATTGGCGTGCCTGAGGAAGCTGCGTGGGAGCAACGCCTGCTAAGCGATGATGAATTGCGCAAACGTGCCGTCACGCTGAAGAAGTCCGGGTACGGAGCTTACCTGCTGGAATTGCTGGAGAGGGGTGTCTAATGGCGCGACTGCTGGTGACCGGCGGCGCGGGCTTCATCGGATCTAATTTCGTTCGCTATGTAATTGAAAACACCGACTATGAGGTCGTCGTCTTAGATAAGTTGACTTACGCCGGAAATCTAATGTCGTTGCAAAATCTGCCGGAACGGCGGTTTCGATTCGAGCACGGTGACATAACTGATTCGGCACTAGTCGACGATCTGGCTCGAAATGCAGACGCTATCGTCCACTATGCAGCCGAATCTCACAACGATAACTCCTTGAGTGACCCGAGGCCCTTCTTGCACACCAACTTAGTTGGAACATTCACTTTGCTGGAGGCCGCGCGCAAGTACGGCTCGCGTTTCCATCATATTTCGACGGACGAGGTGTATGGGGACTTGGAGTTCGATGAGCCCGAACGGTTTACCGAGACGACACCCTACAACCCTTCATCACCGTACTCGTCAACTAAGGCTGGTAGTGATCTGCTGGTACGAGCGTGGGTACGTTCATTCGGATTAGCAGCGACTATCTCCAACTGCTCGAATAATTACGGGCCTTATCAGCATGTTGAGAAGTTCATACCGCGCCAGATCACGAATGTGCTCCTTGGGATCCGTCCGAAGCTCTATGGGGAAGGCAAAAATATCCGAGACTGGATCCACGCCGATGACCATTCCTCGGCTGTCCTGGCCATCCTGGAAAAGGGTAAGCTCGGTGAGACCTACTTGATAGGCGCCGATGGGGAAAAGGAGAACAAGTCGGTAGTTGAGCTAGTTCTTGCGTTGATGGACCAACCTGTCGACGCATATGATCACGTAGCCGACCGGGCCGGTCACGACCTGCGTTACGCGATTGATTCATCTAAATTGCGCAATGAATTAGGCTGGTCGCCAAAGTATCACAATTTCACTCATGGGCTAGAGTCTACGATCGATTGGTATCGTAAAAACCGCGATTGGTGGCTCCCTGCTAAAGGTGTCACCGAGCAATTTTATGCACGGCTAGGGCAATGAAGTGATGGGTGTTTGTCGGTGACAGAGTATGGCAAAGCACTGTCGGCAAATTCAACGCCAATACCTGGATTGACAATCTGGGAACTGCCGGTACACGGCGACTCGCGTGGTTGGTTCAAAGAAAATTGGCAACGCGAAAAGATGATTGCCGCTGGTCTTACTGATTTCGGGCCAGTGCAGAACAACATATCGTTTAACGATTCGGTGGGGACCACACGAGGGATCCACGCCGAGCCGTGGGATAAATTCGTGTCTGTTGCCGCAGGTAGAATTTTTGGAGCCTGGGTCGATCTGCGAGAGGGGGCAACATTTGGTGCCGTATTCACCGCGGAGATCGATCCATCTCGTGCTGTCTTTGTTCCGCGTGGTGTTGGTAATGGCTTTCAGACATTAGAGCCGGGTACGGTCTATAGCTATCTAGTGAATGACCATTGGACCGCCGCCGGCGAGTACGCGGCGTTGAATCTCGGCGACGAAAAGGTCGGGATCCAATGGCCTATACCTTTGGTGAATGCTGAGCTGTCTGATAAGGACCGCGCTCATCCGCCTTTGGAAGACGTTGTGCCGGTGCGGCCACGGAAGATCTTGGTGCTCGGCGCAGATGGCCAGTTGGGGCAGGCGCTGCGTGAGACCTACCGATTCGTATCGCATGTCGATTTCGCTACCAGATCAGATATCACGCTGGGCGTGACCGATCTCTGTTCTGCCCGCCGCTGGCGCGAATACGATGCGGTTATCAACGCTGCTGCCTACACGGCCGTGGACAGGGCCGAGACTTCTGAGGGGCGAATGGCGGCTTGGGCGGCTAACGTCAAGGGCGTCAGCGACCTAGCAAAGGTCGCAGCACAGAACGGGATCACCTTAATTCACATATCGAGCGATTATGTCTTTGACGGCACCAGTGATCGGCCGTATCGGGAGGATGATCCGATGGCTCCGCTTGGTGTTTACGGCCAGACGAAGGCAGCGGGCGATCAGATAGTCACTACAGTACCCAGACATTATGTCGTGCGCACGTCTTGGGTTATCGGTGCGGGCCACAATTTCGTCCGAACGATGGTGTCGCTTGCCGAACGCGGCGTGGACCCAGGGGTGGTCGACGATCAGCGTGGCCGATTGACTTTCACCGTAGACATCGCCGGCGCAGTCCGACACCTGTTGGATTCGGGCGCGCCTTATGGGACCTACAATGTCACTGGGTCGGGTCCGGTCATGTCCTGGGCAGACATCGCGAAGCGGGTCTTTCGCTTTTCCGGTCATGATTCAGACCGAGTTACCCCGGTGACTACGTCGAAATACTACGCGAATGCCGCGGGGCCGATAGCCCCGCGCCCGTGCAACAGCGCCCTTGAGTTGAAGAAGATAGAAGCGGTAGGATTTGTCGCAGGTAATGTCGATGCGAGGCTGAAAGCATATATCGAATCAGCGTTGACGGAATCTTGCTGACGACGTTTTCGTTTCGATTAGACTGTGAAGAATCGGCTACTGCTGCACGTTTACTACACGGTTCAATCTTGTATCAGCCTCCGCGTTTCGCAATTAGGACAGGATGAGATGCTTATCTTCGACGGTTCAAGTCGTCTGCTTATTGCCGCGCGGTCGAGTCGATGAACCCGGGGTGGAGTGGCGACCCTGACGAGGTGGCCGTCATCATTCCGACGCTGAATGCGGGACGACATCTTGAAAGCGTGATACGAGCGCTCAAGGAGCAGGAATCAATCCAGCCCCGATCTGTGCTGGTGGTTGACAGCGGATCACGCGACGGAACCATAGAGCAATTCCGCGAATTTGGGGCGGAAGTCGTTGGCCTCGGTGGCCGTCCGTACAACCACGGCGGTACACGACGCTACGGGACTGAATTGCGACCGAAGGCCAAGTTCTACGTCTTGCTCACGCATGATGCTATTCCGGCGACGCCTGACGCAATCGCTCGGATCCTGGCTGCTTTCGAGAATCCCGACGTAGGCATGGCTTACGGTAGGCAACTGCCCCGTCCCGATGCGAAAGGCGTTGAACGCCATGCTCGTCTGTATAACTACCCGCCAAATAGCGAGGTGCGAGGCTACCGCGATCGAGCACGACTCGGCGTGAAGGCAACCTTTTGCTCTAACAGCTTCGCCGCGTACCGGGCCGACGCGTTGAGTGCCGTCGGCGGCTTCCCAAAGGATTCTTACTTCGCGGAGGACCAATTCATTGCCGGCAAAATGCTTCTCGCCGGTAAAGATCTCGCGTACTCGGCGGATGCGTGCGTTATTCATAGTCATCCATATTCGCTGACGGACGATTTTCGCCGATATTTTGACTGTGGAGTATGGCATCGGCGTGACCGCTGGTTGCTCGACGAGTTCGGCGAGGCGGAGGGCGAGGGCGTTCGGTTCGTTCAATCGGAGATGCGATACTTGGCCCGTCACGACCCTTCAGCGATGCCGCTTGCAGCGTTGCGTTCGCTGGCGAAATTTTTGGGCTACAAGCTGGGATTGAAGGAACACCTTTTCAGCCCGAAACAAAAGAAGAAGCTTGCTATGCAAAGCTTCTACTGGGCACAGCAAGAGTCAATGCGGATCGAGGGATGAAGTGACCTGGGCGTCCTCAAGTGACTCCCTGCCGCGCTCGATCTGACTGCTATCACGTCAAATGTGATGCTCCAGATCGGACGGGTGCGGTCGAGGATGATGAGAAGTCTGCTGAGGATGGCGGTTCCCGGCCGCCAATCTGGAAGGCCTCTGGGGCAGCTGGAAACTATAGCTGGCAAGCGGTCGGATCAAGATTGAGGTTCACCTCAGCGTTTCATAGAGAGCGCTGGGACCGCGAAAATCCTCATTGCCACCGGTTTCGCAGCGGCGGCGCCAAGCCTAGTGCGGCACTTTGCGTGCCAGTGACCGAGAACCGCCTTCGCAGAAGACATTTGATAAACCGGGTAGACGCTGGCTGAGCATCGGACGGGTCGACGCCACCCGGTCAGCCAGTTGGTGGGAAGCCGGAGACAGTCCAGGACGGACCTTCCCCGGCCCATCCATCTAGCACTCGCTTGGGTCGCTTACCGCGGGTGGCGAGCGTGAGTAGGTTGCGGGTCTTGGCAACGGCATCGGCACCGTCCACCGGACACCAGCGAAGCGCGTGCGCTCTTAGCTTTTCGCGGTCGACCTCGTTGCGCGTCACAGAGTCGAGAAAGGCCCGAGCATCGTCAACAGACCTGATCCGGGGGTAGATAGAGTGATCTTCCAGGAATGAAAATTGCCCAGACCGTGCGCTCATGGAGGTCACGAATTCGGCGGTTGGCAGCCCCAGCGCGGTAGACTCCCACGCGACGCCGCTGGAGAACTGGATGACAAAACGCGGCCCGGTCTTCAACAGCTCGAGCGTTCTACCGCCCTCGTGGACTCTCCAACCTGCGGGCAAATATCGTTGCAGGGTCCGCAAATTGGTTCTGGGATGCGGAGCTACGCAAACATCTGACAGCCCCGCGTCCGAAAGGAGTCGCAGCGATGCCGCGATGACCTCCGTAGGCAGCATCGAGAGTGCGACGACGCCTGGGGCATCGGAGGTGATTCGGGGTGTTGGGTTCCTCAGCACATCGGAACTGGGATTGCCAATGACCGTGAGGTCGTCGCGGTTCAATGCGAAGCGCTGAACGAACTCGGCAGCTTCGGCGGGGCCGCGAAGTGCGGGGTAGGCGACCGGAAGGTCGAGATCCCAATTGCTGTGCGGTGCATGCGGAATGGAAATGATTGGAACATCGTGCGATTCGGCCACAAGCAAAAGGGGTCGCACCATGTACGAAGCGTGGCTGGCCGTCAACACGTAGCGGATCGAAGACCAGTCCAGATCCTCGTACCGTCTGATCAAGTCGAGGACCCCTGGTGTCATTCGATTGATCCATCCGAACAGTACCGCTTTGGTGGTGTCATCCAGTGATGGAGCGCCGGTCGGCGAAGCTATTAGGGACTGCAGCTCGTCTCGCGCGCTCCGAACGCCATCCGAGTGCACGAGGCTCAGCGACGGTACGTGGAACGATCTCCCAAAGGGCAACGGGCTCAGCCTGGAACCCTCTATCACCGGATGAATCGCTCGCTCATCATTGGTTTGGGTCCATATCGCGATGCCATCGTCAACTCGGACCAATGTGGGTGTCTTATACGGCAGCGGCGCCCACTTGGCTCCGGCCTCGAGTTTGCGAATGAGGCTGCTGGGGTTTAGCGGCTCGATCGACAGCAAGTAGTTGAGCATTGGGAGCAGGCACCAGGTGAGCCGATGCGGATTGTTGCTCAAAACTAACCCCCGGTCCTGACATGCACGCCACTTGCTCTGCATCCGAGGTGGCGCGTGCACAGCGCGAATCCACCTATATGGGGCCGAGTTCCGACGCCGGACAACGTCACCCCATCACTCCCGAGACTATCGTGTCCGCAAGTTGACCACACGACGGCTGTTGCATCGCCAACGATGTAGCTGCGTGCAGATCGTACCCGACAACAGTGCCGCGAACAGTTCGGAGTCGGGACATGCGACTCGGGTCGCACCAGATCCCGCTACATTCGAGGGCGGGACACCATAGGGGGCCCGTAGACAATCTTGCCATCCCTACGGCTTCGAGTTGGGACAAGCGATTCGACTGCCTTCCGGGTCCGCCCGGTCGTGGCGCAATTGCAGGCCCTGGAAAATGCAGATGAGAACTGCTGCTCCCGTAGCTGCGATCCAGAGTGGAAAGTGTGCCCGAAACACGAGCGGGAGCACGGCAAGACTCAGGGCTAAGCCGGCCGGCACGGCCCAGGTGATATTCAATCCGCCCTTGGGTAGCGAAACATCCAGACGCAGCGCGCGCAAGGTAACTAGAGCAACTGCGGCCATGGTGCCATAGGCGGCCACGCTGGCGATCGCGACGCCTTCGATACCAAGCGCTGAACCAAGCGGAAGCGTGCCAGCGGCGAGAACGGCTGCGCCGGAGAATGTTCCGAGCCAACTCCACCGCGTATTGCGGGCAGTAAGGATGGTGATGTTGTTCGCGATCGCCCATAATGTCCAGGCAACTGTTGAAAGGCTGAGTATGGCCAGCGTCGGCATGATCGATGCAAAGGGAGCAGGTAACACGACCTGTACGAACAACGGGGTGAGTAGACAGGTGAGCACTGCGGCTACGACTCCGGCCCAAAGTTGTATCCGCATTGCGGCGGCGCTGTTCGGCATCGGCGCTGGGAAACCCTCACGAGCGTATTCCGGCTGCAAGGCGCGGTTCAGCTCAACGCAAAGCAATATTGCGGCGCCAGCTGCACTTGCGGCGGCAGACAGAAGGCCGACAGCCTCTAGCGACAGCACCAGCGCTGCAAGAGGCCGGTTCAATGACGTCATCGCCCATAGTGACAGCGCGCTGGGGAGCAGTGGAAGCGCAAAGCGTGCCAGCGATCTGACCGTTGCTCTCGCTTCGGTAAGGTCACGGCGGCCTAATATCGCGGCGGCGGTAAAGATGGTTACGCATGCCGTTATGAGGTCGGAGAGCGCCCAGCCGGTCGGTCCGAGATGAAGTCCGACTACCAGCAAAATTCGTGACCCGACAGTGGCGACAACGGTAACGCCGGTAAGGACCGCGTACGCTTGAATGCGCCGTTGCACCCGAAGCCTAGGCGCGGCGTAGGCGATTGCGAACGCCCCCAGGCCGGCGGCCGCTACTTCGATAGCCCATAGCCTGCCATCCACCCCGAGAAACGATGGGTTGGTGAACCAGACCAAAGCAGCGAGAACCAGGGCGCCAGACGGGACGACACAGAGCAGCCAGATCCGTGCTGCCCGCAGGACTCCGCGTCGGCTGGGGTCCTCCGACTCCCTCGCTGTTGCATGCAACACCGCCTGGTCGGTGCCTGCGCCAAACACCACAACGAGCAAGAGATTGCCGACCAGTAGCAGCGACGCGGTGCCGAATTGCTCGACAGACATCGCTCGGGCAAGGAACGGCAATAGCAACAGAGCAAGCCCGCGTTGCAGCATTCCCAGCGCGGTGTAGGCAACCGCCGCCCGCCTCATGCTGATTGCGGCGGGCGAGACCGAATCATTGCCCGAAGAGCTCCCT includes the following:
- a CDS encoding lipopolysaccharide biosynthesis protein, whose translation is MRRAAVAYTALGMLQRGLALLLLPFLARAMSVEQFGTASLLLVGNLLLVVVFGAGTDQAVLHATARESEDPSRRGVLRAARIWLLCVVPSGALVLAALVWFTNPSFLGVDGRLWAIEVAAAGLGAFAIAYAAPRLRVQRRIQAYAVLTGVTVVATVGSRILLVVGLHLGPTGWALSDLITACVTIFTAAAILGRRDLTEARATVRSLARFALPLLPSALSLWAMTSLNRPLAALVLSLEAVGLLSAAASAAGAAILLCVELNRALQPEYAREGFPAPMPNSAAAMRIQLWAGVVAAVLTCLLTPLFVQVVLPAPFASIMPTLAILSLSTVAWTLWAIANNITILTARNTRWSWLGTFSGAAVLAAGTLPLGSALGIEGVAIASVAAYGTMAAVALVTLRALRLDVSLPKGGLNITWAVPAGLALSLAVLPLVFRAHFPLWIAATGAAVLICIFQGLQLRHDRADPEGSRIACPNSKP
- a CDS encoding glycosyltransferase, encoding MAVIIPTLNAGRHLESVIRALKEQESIQPRSVLVVDSGSRDGTIEQFREFGAEVVGLGGRPYNHGGTRRYGTELRPKAKFYVLLTHDAIPATPDAIARILAAFENPDVGMAYGRQLPRPDAKGVERHARLYNYPPNSEVRGYRDRARLGVKATFCSNSFAAYRADALSAVGGFPKDSYFAEDQFIAGKMLLAGKDLAYSADACVIHSHPYSLTDDFRRYFDCGVWHRRDRWLLDEFGEAEGEGVRFVQSEMRYLARHDPSAMPLAALRSLAKFLGYKLGLKEHLFSPKQKKKLAMQSFYWAQQESMRIEG
- the rfbB gene encoding dTDP-glucose 4,6-dehydratase, which gives rise to MARLLVTGGAGFIGSNFVRYVIENTDYEVVVLDKLTYAGNLMSLQNLPERRFRFEHGDITDSALVDDLARNADAIVHYAAESHNDNSLSDPRPFLHTNLVGTFTLLEAARKYGSRFHHISTDEVYGDLEFDEPERFTETTPYNPSSPYSSTKAGSDLLVRAWVRSFGLAATISNCSNNYGPYQHVEKFIPRQITNVLLGIRPKLYGEGKNIRDWIHADDHSSAVLAILEKGKLGETYLIGADGEKENKSVVELVLALMDQPVDAYDHVADRAGHDLRYAIDSSKLRNELGWSPKYHNFTHGLESTIDWYRKNRDWWLPAKGVTEQFYARLGQ
- the rfbA gene encoding glucose-1-phosphate thymidylyltransferase RfbA, with translation MRGIILAGGAGTRLHPITMGVSKQLIPVYDKPMIYYPLSTLILAGIRDVLVITTPHDLEAFERLLGDGSQFGINITFAVQPSPDGLAQAFTIGADFIGTDRVALILGDNLIYGPGMGRQLAKFSDVDGAAIFAYWVAEPTAYGVVEFDSEGTALSLEEKPEKPRSNYAIPGVYFYDNNVIEIARGLKPSARGEYEITDVNRTYLEQGRLQVQVLPRGTAWLDTGTFDQMTDAAEYVRTMERRTGLKIGVPEEAAWEQRLLSDDELRKRAVTLKKSGYGAYLLELLERGV
- a CDS encoding sugar nucleotide-binding protein, with translation MTEYGKALSANSTPIPGLTIWELPVHGDSRGWFKENWQREKMIAAGLTDFGPVQNNISFNDSVGTTRGIHAEPWDKFVSVAAGRIFGAWVDLREGATFGAVFTAEIDPSRAVFVPRGVGNGFQTLEPGTVYSYLVNDHWTAAGEYAALNLGDEKVGIQWPIPLVNAELSDKDRAHPPLEDVVPVRPRKILVLGADGQLGQALRETYRFVSHVDFATRSDITLGVTDLCSARRWREYDAVINAAAYTAVDRAETSEGRMAAWAANVKGVSDLAKVAAQNGITLIHISSDYVFDGTSDRPYREDDPMAPLGVYGQTKAAGDQIVTTVPRHYVVRTSWVIGAGHNFVRTMVSLAERGVDPGVVDDQRGRLTFTVDIAGAVRHLLDSGAPYGTYNVTGSGPVMSWADIAKRVFRFSGHDSDRVTPVTTSKYYANAAGPIAPRPCNSALELKKIEAVGFVAGNVDARLKAYIESALTESC